In the Bacillus sp. HSf4 genome, GCCGAAAACGATCGATGATTTTTATGAAGTGTTGAAAGCATTTAAAGAAAAAGACCCCGACGGGAACGGGAAAGACGATACGTACGGCATGGTTGTGCCGAAATGGATGGGGCTTGGAAACGGGAGTCCGTGGGATATTATGCAGACTTGGTTCGGCGCGCCGAATCGCTATGGCGTAGATGAGAACGGCGAGCTCGTTCCCGATTTTACGACAGAGGAGTATATGGAGGCATTGCGGTTCTTTAAAAAACTTTATGATGAACGGCTGATCAATAAAGATTTTGCCGTAATGGATTCGGCGAAATGGAATGACCCCGTCGTCAAAGGGAAAGCGGGCGTGATCGTCGATACAGGTTCAAGGGCTTCACAAATCCAAAGCGCTCTTGAGGAAGCCGAACCCGCCAACAAGGGTGTGATCGATGTCGTCGGTACGGTAAAAGGGCCGAAGGGGACCTATACATTCCCCACGTCTGGCTATGCCGGAATGATTGCCATCCCGAAGGCAAGCGTCAAAACGGAGAAAGAGCTGAGGGAGGTTTTGAGCTTCCTGGACAAAATGAACGATAAAGAGGCTCAGATCATTGCCAACGACGGTATTGAGGGGCGTAATTATAAGCTCGAAAACGGAACATTCACATCTCTAGAAAAAAATAACAAAAAACTGCTTTACGAACACGAAGGGCTCGCCCAGTTCAGCATGGGGATTCCGGAACAAAGATATTACATTGAAAAACAAACGTCAAAGCTGTTCAAGCACCGTGAACAGATCATCAAAGAAGGAGAAAAAATCGCCGTCTTCAACCCGGCAGAATCGCTCGTTTCAGATGTGTACACGCAAAAAGGCGCACAGCTCGACAACATCATCCTTGACGCCAAAACACAATTTATCATCGGAGACATTGATGAAAAAGGTTTTCAGGATGCCGTTGAGCTTTGGTATAAAAGCGGCGGCGAGGATTTGATGAAGGAGCTTAATCAATTGTACCGGCAGGCTGAATAGCCCATCTCCGCCAATGCACACGAAAGGGGGTTTAGGACATGGAAATCGCCACAAAAACGGAGAAGGCCGCTGTCAAGGCGGCTAGAAAAACAAATGGGCTCTCGGCCTTTAAACGGGACAAATGGCTTTATCTTCTGCTCGTTCCCGGTGTTTTATATTTTCTCATCTTTAAATATTGGCCGATGTGGGGCGTATTGATCGCTTTTAAGGATTATTCCCCATATCTCGGCTTTTGGCAGAGCGAATGGGTCGGATTCGAGTATTTCAAGGATTTTTTTATGAATCCCGATTTCTTCCGGCTCTTGCGCAACACGCTGATGCTGGCCGCTCTCGACTTGCTTTTCGCCTTTCCGGCGCCATTGATCGTGGCGCTATTGCTGAATGAATTAAGGCATGCGATTTATAAACGATGCATTCAGACGTTTATTTATGTGCCGCACTTTGTCTCATGGACGATCGTCGTCAGCATCACATTTGTCTTTTTTACGGTTGATACAGGGGTTATCAATAAAATGCTGCAGCATGTAACGGGAGGGGAGATCTCATTTCTCTCCGATCCCGAATGGTTCAGGCCGATGATCGTGCTGCAAAGCATGTGGAAGGAGACGGGCTGGGGAACGATTCTGTTTTTGGCGGCGCTTGCCGCCGTTGACCAGGAACAGTATGAAGCGGCGGTGATAGACGGGGCCGGGCGCTTCAGGAGAATGTGGCATATCACGCTGCCCGCGATCAGAAGTACGATTGTCGTGCTCCTTATCTTAAGAATCGGCAGTTTTTTAAACATCGGCTTTGAACAGATCTTTTTAATGACCAATTCATTAAACCGGAGCGTCGCCGAAATCTTTGACACGTATGTCTATGTGGTTGGGATTACCCAAGGGGCTTACAGCTACAGCACGGCAGTCGGCCTTTTTAAATCAGTCGTCGGCATCATCCTGATTTTCGGTGCCAATTATGTCGCGAAAAAATTCGACCAGGATGGTCTGTTTTAATGAATGGAGGTGATGGGATGTCCGCTTCAGAATCGCTCCATAATACGAAAGCCGGGCGGGTGTTCGATGTGTTTAATATTGTCTTTCTTGGCTGCCTGGGGCTTGTGACGGTGCTGCCATTTCTGTACATCATCGCCGGGTCTTTTGCAACAGAAGCCGAGCTGTCGGAAAGGAGCTTCTTTATCTTTCCGGAAACCTTTTCACTGGATGCGTACCGCTACATTTTTTCTACGCCGACCTTTATCAGAAGCATGGGGGTTTCCGTGTTCATTACGGTTGTGGGAACTTTTGTTCAGCTGTTGTTTACGTTTACGATGGCCTATCCCCTTGCGAAACGGAACCTCAAAGGCCGGAATTTGCTTTTAAATCTCGTGATTTTCGCGATGCTTTTCAGCGGGGGGATGATTCCGACCTATATCGTCGTCAAAACACTCGGACTGCTCGATTCCTATTGGGCTTTAATTTTGCCGATGGCGATTAATCCGTTTAATTTGATCATTATCAAAAACTTTTTTCAGCAGCTGCCGAAAGAACTCGAGGAATCGGCGAAAATAGACGGCTGTTCAGAAATCGGCGTATTCCTGAGGATCGCCCTTCCGCTGTCAAAGCCGATCATCGCCACCTTTGCCCTGTTTTATGCGGTCGGCATCTGGAACGACTTTTTTCATGCCCTGCTTTATATCAATGACAGCGCCAAATGGCCGCTGCAGATGGTGCTGCGCCAGGTGACGATCCTGTCCGACTTGACCGGGACCAATGAGATGATGGAGAGTGCGGTGCCGCCGGAACAGTCGATCAAACTGGCCGTCATTGTCATAGCGACACTGCCGATTTTAGCGGTTTATCCGTTTTTGCAGAAACATTTTGCAAAAGGGATATTGATCGGGTCTGTCAAAGGATAAAAAAAGCTGCCGGACATCTTCGGCAGCAGCGGGCGGCTTATACATGGGAGCCGCCTTTGTTTCGTTTTTTCATCCACACATAAACAGGGAGTCCGGCAAGGCCGATCAAGATAGACCAGAGGCAGCTGTAAAAGTCTGTGATCAGGGTGCTGAAAAGGACAAACAGCGATCCGGCAATAGCCGCAATCGGCATGTAAGGGTAAAGCGGCACACTGTAGGATCTTTCCTGTCCGCTGTTTTTCTTCCTCAGAATAAACACCGCGAAAAATGCCATCACATAAAAGATATAGATCATAAAAATCGAAACCTCAGACAGCTTTTCCGGATTGCTGATCATCATGAGGACGACGGCAATCATGATCTGTACGGTGACGGCAATCCAAGGCGTATGGAATGTCGGGTGGACATGCGAGATCCAGCGCGAAAACGGCAGCTGTTTTTTTTCCGCCATCGCGAAAATAACGCGCGGGAAAGACAGAACTTTTCCGTTTAAACAGCCGAAAATGCTGACGATAATACCGATGGAGATCAATTTTCCGCCGAGCGGTCCAAACAGCATCGAAGCGGCGGTGCTTGTCGCATTTTCACCGAGTGCGACAATCTGTTCTGCCGGCAGAATATGCAAGAGCGCCAGATTGATAAACAGATAGCACGCCGTCACAATCAAAATGCCTCCGGTCATCGCTTTTGGAAGCACCTTTTCCGGGTTTTTCATTTCTCCGCCGAGTGCGGCAAGAAGAATCCAGCCGTCGTAGGCAAACAATGTCGCCAGCACCGCCGCTCCGAAATTCTCTCCGCCGAAACTTTTGACTTCGCTGAAAATATGTTCATCACCTTGCCAGAGCCCGAAGACAACAATACATACAATGGGGATCAGTTTTCCGACCGTTGTGATCGTCTGGACCGCTCCGCCGTACTTTGTCCCGATGATGTTGATGATGCACAAAAACGCGACGGAAATAATGCCGATCAGTGCGGCCCATGATTTGTCCCAGGAAAACAAGTTGGCCACAAGCGACCCGAAATATAGCCCAAGGGCGCCGATGATCGCCGGTCCGTAGATGATGATCTGCACCCAGCCGCACAAAAAGCCCCAAAACTCTCCGTAGATTTCTTCCAGATACGTGTACAACCCGCCCGTTTTCGGAATTTGCGTGCCGATTTCGGCGATCGTCAGTCCGCCCGCAAGCGTCAAAATGCCTCCGAGAAGCCAGGCGAAAAGGGCGATCTGTGCATTCCCGGAATAAGAAAGAACACTGCCGGGCTTCATAAACACGCCCGAGCCGATGATCGTGCCAATCACAAGAGAAAGCGCAAATAACAAGCCAATCTCTTTTTTTAGTCCGTTTGTGTCTGCATTCATTTGCTACGCCTCCTGTTGTGTCATTCTTTTTGTAAAAAACTATTTTTATATTGTAATACCTTTTTTTCAAAATAAAAATAAAATAAATTTTCAGATTTTCGTATTTCCTTTGAAGGTCATTGTTTTTCACAGAGTAAAACTAAAAAAATGCGGTTATAAACGAACTATGTAATCTATTAAAAGTTATATTGTTAGTGTTTTGCTTACCCTTAGAAACGAACCGGATCGAAAGCCGTATTGGTTGACTTTTCATCTGAAATCACCTATTTTTGAAGAAAAGAAAATATCTCGAATTCGAGATATTTAATTGAGAGGAGATTATACAAGATGAAAGTGAACGGCATTCACCACGTATCCGCTTTAACGGCCAACGCGCAAAAAAATCTCGACTTT is a window encoding:
- a CDS encoding carbohydrate ABC transporter permease; this encodes MSASESLHNTKAGRVFDVFNIVFLGCLGLVTVLPFLYIIAGSFATEAELSERSFFIFPETFSLDAYRYIFSTPTFIRSMGVSVFITVVGTFVQLLFTFTMAYPLAKRNLKGRNLLLNLVIFAMLFSGGMIPTYIVVKTLGLLDSYWALILPMAINPFNLIIIKNFFQQLPKELEESAKIDGCSEIGVFLRIALPLSKPIIATFALFYAVGIWNDFFHALLYINDSAKWPLQMVLRQVTILSDLTGTNEMMESAVPPEQSIKLAVIVIATLPILAVYPFLQKHFAKGILIGSVKG
- a CDS encoding sugar ABC transporter permease, with protein sequence MEIATKTEKAAVKAARKTNGLSAFKRDKWLYLLLVPGVLYFLIFKYWPMWGVLIAFKDYSPYLGFWQSEWVGFEYFKDFFMNPDFFRLLRNTLMLAALDLLFAFPAPLIVALLLNELRHAIYKRCIQTFIYVPHFVSWTIVVSITFVFFTVDTGVINKMLQHVTGGEISFLSDPEWFRPMIVLQSMWKETGWGTILFLAALAAVDQEQYEAAVIDGAGRFRRMWHITLPAIRSTIVVLLILRIGSFLNIGFEQIFLMTNSLNRSVAEIFDTYVYVVGITQGAYSYSTAVGLFKSVVGIILIFGANYVAKKFDQDGLF
- a CDS encoding extracellular solute-binding protein — encoded protein: MKMPVVKSKGKKWLAASAAFFLLMGCSANESSSQNEKDKQKDVIHIMAPLLSPESPGQNSPSLKALETYTQKQINVTWVPNSSYNDKFNIVMASGDLPHAIVITDKSPGFIKSVKAGAFWELSPYLKDYPNLSKADEKIMKNSSINGEIYGIYRARDLIRASIIIRTDWLDNVGLDMPKTIDDFYEVLKAFKEKDPDGNGKDDTYGMVVPKWMGLGNGSPWDIMQTWFGAPNRYGVDENGELVPDFTTEEYMEALRFFKKLYDERLINKDFAVMDSAKWNDPVVKGKAGVIVDTGSRASQIQSALEEAEPANKGVIDVVGTVKGPKGTYTFPTSGYAGMIAIPKASVKTEKELREVLSFLDKMNDKEAQIIANDGIEGRNYKLENGTFTSLEKNNKKLLYEHEGLAQFSMGIPEQRYYIEKQTSKLFKHREQIIKEGEKIAVFNPAESLVSDVYTQKGAQLDNIILDAKTQFIIGDIDEKGFQDAVELWYKSGGEDLMKELNQLYRQAE
- a CDS encoding amino acid permease, whose amino-acid sequence is MNADTNGLKKEIGLLFALSLVIGTIIGSGVFMKPGSVLSYSGNAQIALFAWLLGGILTLAGGLTIAEIGTQIPKTGGLYTYLEEIYGEFWGFLCGWVQIIIYGPAIIGALGLYFGSLVANLFSWDKSWAALIGIISVAFLCIINIIGTKYGGAVQTITTVGKLIPIVCIVVFGLWQGDEHIFSEVKSFGGENFGAAVLATLFAYDGWILLAALGGEMKNPEKVLPKAMTGGILIVTACYLFINLALLHILPAEQIVALGENATSTAASMLFGPLGGKLISIGIIVSIFGCLNGKVLSFPRVIFAMAEKKQLPFSRWISHVHPTFHTPWIAVTVQIMIAVVLMMISNPEKLSEVSIFMIYIFYVMAFFAVFILRKKNSGQERSYSVPLYPYMPIAAIAGSLFVLFSTLITDFYSCLWSILIGLAGLPVYVWMKKRNKGGSHV